The genomic interval GCCTCGCGGTCTTCTTTCTCGCGGAGGTGCACCTGCCGGCGGGCCTGGGCCTCGGCGAGGATCCGGTGGATCGGCTCGGGCCGGGTGCCCTCGCGGACGTGCCGCTTCACCGTCTTCATCGCCTCCACGAAGAAGGCGGGGACGTCGCTTTCGGCGCGGGTGGTCCGCTCGCCCTCGGGCCGCCACCAGTCGTGGGCCTCGGTCCAGGTCCAGACGAAGTCCTCGGCCTGGCGGGCGTTGTTGTAGAGGTGGTGGACGGTGAAAGCCGGCATGTCGTCGGGCTCCACGAAGCAGGCGAGCATGTTCTCGAAGAATGGCTCTTTGCTGAACCACGCCGGGTCGGTCATGAGGTCGGTGTAGAAGCCGTGCGCCCGCCGGCGACGCTCGACGTACAGGTCGCGGTGCTCCTCGGCGAGCAGCGTGTGCCCGTCGAACTGGGCCTGCCGGAAGCGGTCCAGCGTCGGGGCGGTCGCGTTGTAGTAGCCGTTCTCGTTGCCGTCGACGATCTGCACGCCCGGGCCGATCGCGTCGAGCATCCCGTCGTAGAAGCTCGGCATGAGGTCGTCGGGATCGTCCACCACCACGTTCGCGCACAGCCCGAAGATCATCACCAGCCGCATCCGCGGGACCTCGCTCTGCAGCGCGGCCAGGAAGGTGGCGCCACGCTCGCGGACCTTCGCCTTGGTCTCCTCGCGTGAGCGTCCCGGGTACAGCGCCTCGGACCACGTCCAGGGGTCGGCCGTGTACGACTCGGTGTCGAAGAAGAAGCCCACGACGCCGGCCTCGCGAGCGGCGCGGCTGTAGAGCCGGAGATTGCGATCGATCGTCTCCCACGCCGCGTCGTCGAACCACGCCCCGGGGTCGGTCTCGTCCAGGCGGCTGAAGTCGCTGGCCTGGAGGATCAGCATGCTGAAGGGCACGCCCGCCGCCTCGAGGTCGACCCGCTTCATGTCCTCCATCGCGACGTGCTCGTCCGCCCACGGGCGGTCGTCGAACACGACCGGCACCTGGCTGGCGCCCTGGTGGAAGCCGTCGTCGGTGGGTCCGAAGACCACGCCGTCGAAGGGTCGCGACGCGAAGCGCTCCGGGTGGTCCGCGAGGTACCCGGCGGTGGGGATGCCCCAGCCGAATTCGAGGAAACGCAGGTCACGCGGTGCGTGCTCCGGCTCCTCCGGTGACGATGGCCGCGGGTCGTCGGGTTTGGAGCCCGCGCCCTCGGCGGACGCGGCGGTTGCCTGCAGCGTGCAGAGCAGGAGAAGAGGGAGCAGAAGCTTGCGGAGAGGATTCATGCGGAGCTGGAGGATGCGTCGGCCGGTCGATGGGTTCGACACACGACCCACGTGATTCTATCATGCAGAACTTATCGTTCTCGGTGAAGGCCCACTCATGCGCAATCCTCGGCTCCTCTGCCTCACGCTCGCCGTTGCCGTCGCTCCCGTCCCGTCCGCGTGGGCGGAGCCGGAGAAGAAGCTGATCCAGCTCGGCTGGGACGGCGGGACGCCGGGCAAGATGCTCGCGAACCTCGAGCGGATGAAGGCGGGGCCGTTCGACGGCTACGTCTTCAAGCTCCCGGAGGTCGACGCCGACACCGAGGCCCGCCCGCTCCCGCTGCAGAACCTGTTCACCACCGAGCCGCACCCCGCGGCGCTCTTCGAGCCGCACCTGGAGGACATGCGGACGCTGAAGGAGCGGGGCCTCGGGAACATGACGCACAACATGGTCAAGATCTGGTGCACCGGCCGCGACGGCTGGGACTGGTTCAACGACGACCACTGGGCCGCCGCCGAGGAGAACTGGCGGAATCTGGTGAAGCTCGCCAGCGTCGGCGACGCCGACATCATGTTCGACCCCGAGAGCTACTACACGAAGATCGAGCCGAACTACTTCTGGGTCTTCAACCACCAGGACAACCCGCGCGCCGACGAGAAGACGATCGGCGAGTACGAGGAGGTCGTGCGGCAGCGGGGCCGCCAGTTCGTGCGGGCGCTGGCCGAGGTCGATCCGGACATCGACATCCTCTCGATGTACGGTCTGAACAAGACCACCGACGCCGTCCTCAACGCGGACTCGCCCGCCGAAGCCGACGCCGCCCTGGAAGCGCAGCTCTACTACAACCTGCTGCCCGCCTTCGTCGCCGGCGTGCTGGAGGAAGCCCACGACGGCTTCACCTTTCACGACGGCAACGAGATGGCGTACTACTACACCTCGCCCGAAGAGTTCGAACACGCTCGTGAGAGGATGAAGGGTCCGGTCCGCCGCGCCCTGCCGCCGGATGCGCAGAAGCACTTCGACGACCACTACCGGGCGGCGCAGGCCATCTACGCCAGCGACCTCTTCCCGTACGACGCCGACGATGGCGCGTACCGAGCGTTCTTCCGGACGGTGATGCCACGCGACCGGCAGGCCGAGCTGCTGGCGCACAACGTGTACCACGCGCTGGCCACCGCGGACGAGTACGCCTGGTACTACAACGACGGCGCCATCGACAACTGGACCGGCGACGTCCCCGCGGGGATGCACGAGGCGATCCGCCGCGCCCGCGGCCTCCTGGAGGCGGGCGAACCCTTCCCACCGGGGATGGTGGCCGAGGTGGAAGCGGCGAAGGAGGCGTACCAGCGGCAGGTCACCGGCGACCTGCACATCGCCACCGCGGACTTGACGAGCGTGTCCACGCCGCCGCGGATCGATGGGGACGTCGACGACGCCGCGTGGAAGGAGACGCAGCGGCACGGGCCGATGCACGCGCTGAGCAGCAACCCCACCGACCAACCCGGCGAGGATGCTTTCGTCCGCGTCGCCGCCGACGCGGAGAACCTCTACGTGCTCGTGGAGGCGATGGACGACCGCACCGACCACCTCGACCTCCGCGGCGACGGTCGCGACGGCGACGTTTGGGCCGGCGACGACGTGGAGGTGGCCGTGAGCGATCCCGACAACGCCGATCGCTTCTTCCTCTTCATGGTCAACCCGGCCGGCACGATCTACGACGCGGAGCTGCGGGTCGACGCCGAAGGCGAGCTGAGCTTCGACACCGGCGGCTACGACCCCGATTGGCAGCGCGCGGTCGAGGTCCACGACGACCGCTGGGTCGTCGAGATCGCGATCCCCTGGTCCGCCGTCGGCGGCCGCCCCCGCAACGACCAGCCGTTGCGGATGAACGTCGCCCGCTCCTTCGGCGATCGGCCCGGCCCCGGCTTCGTCTCCTGGAGCCAGACCATCGACAGCTTCCTCACGCCGGCCCACTTCGCCGAGCTGCGGCCGGCGGGCAACTGATCCGCATCCCGGGCGAGGTCCGGGCGGCCATGCAGGTCCCCATATGGGTGCCGCGCGCCTCAGGGCTCAACCTTCTGCAGTTTCCAAGGACTCCTGCCAAGGCAGCGAGACGGCCCTCCTCGGTGTCCTTTGACCGCCGTTACCTCAA from Phycisphaera mikurensis NBRC 102666 carries:
- a CDS encoding sugar-binding protein — protein: MRNPRLLCLTLAVAVAPVPSAWAEPEKKLIQLGWDGGTPGKMLANLERMKAGPFDGYVFKLPEVDADTEARPLPLQNLFTTEPHPAALFEPHLEDMRTLKERGLGNMTHNMVKIWCTGRDGWDWFNDDHWAAAEENWRNLVKLASVGDADIMFDPESYYTKIEPNYFWVFNHQDNPRADEKTIGEYEEVVRQRGRQFVRALAEVDPDIDILSMYGLNKTTDAVLNADSPAEADAALEAQLYYNLLPAFVAGVLEEAHDGFTFHDGNEMAYYYTSPEEFEHARERMKGPVRRALPPDAQKHFDDHYRAAQAIYASDLFPYDADDGAYRAFFRTVMPRDRQAELLAHNVYHALATADEYAWYYNDGAIDNWTGDVPAGMHEAIRRARGLLEAGEPFPPGMVAEVEAAKEAYQRQVTGDLHIATADLTSVSTPPRIDGDVDDAAWKETQRHGPMHALSSNPTDQPGEDAFVRVAADAENLYVLVEAMDDRTDHLDLRGDGRDGDVWAGDDVEVAVSDPDNADRFFLFMVNPAGTIYDAELRVDAEGELSFDTGGYDPDWQRAVEVHDDRWVVEIAIPWSAVGGRPRNDQPLRMNVARSFGDRPGPGFVSWSQTIDSFLTPAHFAELRPAGN